One window of Candidatus Binataceae bacterium genomic DNA carries:
- a CDS encoding TA system VapC family ribonuclease toxin translates to MIALLDVNVLIALFDPSHLHHDAAHAWFALNRKRRWATCAMTETAFIRVLANPAYPGARTTPEDAASRLRAFCTERHHVFWSDSVSVREEKTFRWQHIRGHRQLTDVYLLALSVANRGRLATFDAAISLRAISGAMPENLHLIAV, encoded by the coding sequence TTGATCGCACTCCTGGACGTCAATGTTCTCATCGCACTGTTCGATCCATCTCATCTGCATCACGATGCGGCGCATGCCTGGTTCGCACTGAATCGCAAGCGTCGGTGGGCGACGTGCGCGATGACCGAGACCGCATTTATTCGGGTCTTGGCAAACCCCGCCTATCCTGGTGCGCGCACTACTCCCGAAGATGCGGCCTCGCGTCTCAGAGCTTTCTGCACCGAGCGCCACCACGTTTTCTGGAGCGACTCGGTGAGCGTTCGCGAAGAAAAAACCTTCAGATGGCAGCATATCCGCGGTCATCGCCAATTAACTGATGTCTACTTGCTTGCCCTGTCAGTCGCCAATCGAGGCAGGCTCGCCACGTTTGACGCCGCGATTTCACTTCGAGCTATAAGCGGCGCGATGCCGGAGAACCTGCACCTCATCGCAGTCTGA
- a CDS encoding amidohydrolase family protein, which produces MSSNHDEIQRLTFPGAVDADGHILEDATLWQRYIEDKYKSVALRIGLDDKGLEFLEIGGKPSKIFSGGRLGGLSAMGTTRGEQWQNRPTYGGMAPFGAMDAKERLQRINQEGLAAAFLYPTLSLLYETETEDADLAQAYTRAYNRWVVDFCSDSGGKLIPIAHLSLGDPAAAARELERAVKDGCKGGWVCQFVMTRKPHAHPDHDMLFAKAQELDVPLGIHPSIEPVWALPGRYDYKKYMRGQYYFLSITAADAIRHAFTSFFQYGTFEKFPKLRLVLLEAGAGWISYWLDRLDAVYGTFVGNTVPLKEKPSFYFNRQVWISADPDERALPAMVDLCGADRFFWASDFPHPDHVGNYIEEVEELHHKLKPGDREKVLGTNVMKVYNCA; this is translated from the coding sequence ATGTCTTCCAATCACGACGAGATTCAGAGACTCACCTTTCCCGGTGCGGTCGATGCTGACGGGCATATTCTCGAGGATGCAACGCTTTGGCAGCGCTACATCGAGGACAAGTACAAGAGCGTCGCGCTCAGGATCGGCCTTGATGACAAGGGACTTGAGTTTCTCGAGATTGGTGGCAAGCCGTCGAAGATTTTCAGCGGTGGGCGGCTCGGCGGGCTCTCCGCGATGGGCACGACGCGCGGCGAGCAGTGGCAGAATCGGCCGACCTACGGCGGGATGGCGCCGTTCGGCGCGATGGACGCGAAGGAACGCCTGCAACGTATCAACCAGGAAGGCCTCGCCGCGGCATTCCTCTACCCGACTCTCTCGCTCCTTTATGAAACCGAGACTGAAGACGCCGACCTCGCACAGGCGTACACGCGTGCATACAACCGCTGGGTAGTAGATTTCTGCTCCGACAGCGGCGGTAAGCTGATTCCGATCGCGCATCTGTCGCTTGGTGATCCTGCGGCCGCTGCGCGCGAGCTCGAACGCGCGGTCAAGGACGGATGCAAAGGCGGATGGGTTTGTCAGTTCGTGATGACGCGCAAACCGCATGCGCATCCCGATCACGATATGCTGTTCGCCAAGGCGCAGGAGCTCGACGTGCCGCTCGGGATTCATCCGTCGATCGAGCCCGTATGGGCACTGCCTGGCCGCTATGACTACAAGAAGTACATGCGCGGGCAGTATTACTTTCTAAGCATCACGGCGGCAGACGCGATTCGTCACGCTTTCACGAGCTTCTTCCAATACGGTACATTCGAGAAGTTTCCCAAGCTGCGGCTTGTGCTGCTCGAAGCCGGCGCGGGGTGGATATCGTACTGGCTCGATCGCCTCGATGCGGTCTACGGCACCTTCGTCGGCAATACCGTGCCGCTCAAGGAGAAGCCGAGCTTCTACTTCAATCGCCAAGTGTGGATCTCAGCCGATCCCGACGAGCGCGCACTGCCGGCGATGGTCGATCTGTGCGGCGCGGATCGATTCTTCTGGGCTTCGGATTTTCCTCATCCCGACCACGTCGGCAACTACATCGAGGAAGTCGAGGAACTGCATCACAAGCTGAAACCCGGCGATCGCGAAAAGGTGCTCGGCACCAACGTGATGAAGGTCTACAACTGCGCCTGA
- a CDS encoding MmcQ/YjbR family DNA-binding protein, translated as MAAKKPARDRHTSSVVTLREIALSFPGVAEGVSYGTLAFRVRKKLICRMKEDGESLAIRMEFGEREILMEGEPRIFYITEHYRNYPMVLAHLSRLHPDELRRIFANAWRRFAGARLVEQLPQ; from the coding sequence ATGGCTGCGAAAAAACCCGCGCGAGATAGGCATACATCAAGCGTCGTTACGCTCCGTGAAATCGCGCTTTCGTTTCCGGGCGTCGCGGAAGGCGTCTCCTACGGCACCCTCGCTTTTCGCGTGCGCAAGAAACTCATCTGCCGCATGAAGGAAGATGGCGAGTCGCTCGCGATTCGGATGGAATTCGGCGAGCGCGAAATTTTGATGGAAGGCGAGCCGCGGATCTTTTACATCACTGAGCACTATCGCAACTATCCGATGGTGCTGGCGCATTTGAGCAGGCTGCATCCCGACGAGTTGCGGCGCATCTTCGCGAACGCGTGGCGAAGATTCGCTGGTGCTCGTTTAGTCGAACAACTGCCGCAATAG
- a CDS encoding 2-oxoacid:ferredoxin oxidoreductase subunit beta — translation MATALTRKDFVSDQEVRWCPGCGDYAILAAVQKVMPEFGVPPENVVFISGIGCSSRFPYYMNTYGFHTIHGRAPAFATGLKISRPELDVWVVTGDGDGLSIGGNHLIHVLRRNVDLKVLLFNNRIYGLTKGQYSPTSEVGKVTKSTPAGSVDFPFNPITLALGAHATFVARSVDVEQKHLGDMLKRAHGHRGASFVEILQNCNIFNDGAFNDVTDKAIKSEHQLVLEHGKPLIFGKNRDKGVKMNGQRPEVVTLGNGVTEKDIVVHDETNLALAFMLGNFEAPLPTPVGVFYATSRPTYDAAVNKQLADAKAKQGPGDLKKLLESGDTWSVN, via the coding sequence ATGGCTACCGCGCTTACTCGTAAGGATTTCGTCTCTGACCAGGAAGTACGCTGGTGCCCCGGATGCGGCGACTACGCGATCCTGGCCGCAGTGCAAAAGGTGATGCCGGAGTTCGGCGTGCCGCCGGAGAATGTCGTGTTTATCTCGGGCATCGGATGTTCGAGCCGTTTTCCGTATTACATGAACACGTACGGCTTCCATACGATTCATGGCCGTGCGCCGGCATTCGCAACCGGGCTCAAGATTTCGCGCCCCGAACTCGACGTATGGGTCGTCACCGGCGACGGTGACGGGCTGTCAATCGGCGGCAATCATCTGATCCACGTGCTGCGCCGCAACGTCGATTTGAAGGTGCTGCTCTTCAACAACCGCATCTATGGATTGACCAAGGGCCAGTACTCGCCGACCTCCGAAGTCGGCAAGGTCACCAAGTCGACACCGGCAGGATCGGTGGACTTCCCGTTCAATCCAATTACGCTCGCGCTCGGTGCTCATGCGACGTTCGTCGCACGCAGCGTTGACGTCGAGCAGAAGCATCTTGGCGATATGCTGAAGCGCGCGCATGGGCATCGCGGCGCGTCATTCGTCGAGATTCTCCAGAATTGCAATATCTTCAACGATGGCGCGTTCAACGACGTGACCGACAAGGCAATCAAGTCCGAGCATCAGCTGGTGCTAGAGCACGGCAAGCCGCTTATCTTTGGCAAGAACCGCGACAAGGGTGTGAAGATGAACGGCCAGCGGCCCGAGGTGGTGACGCTCGGCAACGGCGTGACCGAAAAGGATATCGTCGTGCATGACGAGACCAACCTCGCGCTCGCGTTCATGCTCGGCAACTTCGAAGCTCCGCTGCCCACGCCGGTAGGAGTGTTCTACGCGACCTCGCGTCCGACCTACGACGCGGCGGTCAACAAGCAGCTCGCAGACGCCAAGGCCAAGCAAGGGCCCGGCGATCTGAAGAAGCTGCTCGAAAGCGGGGACACCTGGTCCGTGAACTAA